The genome window CCCGGATCAGCCGTGGCAAAGTCGACCTGCGCAAGGAAAATGTCGCCGTGTCGGATTTCTTGCGGCATGCCTTGGAGTCCTGTCAGCCGCTCATCGACAACAAGAGCCACCGCGTAATCGTGAATATCGCGGATGAGCCGCTGCGGGTTTTCGGCGACTCCGTCCGCCTGGCGCAGATTGCGGCCAATATCATCAACAACGCGGCGAAATACACGCCGTCGGGCGGGCGCATCGAAATCGACGCCGCGCGCGGCGGCGATGAAGTCGTTCTGCGGGTTCGCGACAATGGCGTCGGCATCAGCGCCGACATGATGCCGCGAGTTTTCGATCTCTTCGCGCAAACGGACGGCCAAATTCGGCTTTCCGAGGGAGGGCTCGGCATTGGTCTCGCGCTTGTCCGCAGCCTCGTGGAGGTTCACGGCGGCCGGGTGGAAGCGCGCAGCGAGGGCGTCGGCCGGGGCAGTGAATTCGTCGTCAGTCTGCCGCTCGCGGGCTGCCGCGGCCCCCGCCTCCGCTGAACTGGTCGGCCCCGAGGCGCTTGCGGCGTGTCGACACGCCGCGGCGAGGAATTGATCGCGCCTGTTCGGCTGCGTCACCAACCCGGAGGCCGACGGCTCATGTGTCCGGCGGCATCAATCCTATTCTGCGGCGGTCGGCGCATAGTTTGGATTGGATTCGGTGAGAATCGCGTCGAAGCCTTCGAATTCGGGACCGCCCAGATAGAGATCGCGGTTCTGGCCAGCGTTTTTGTGAGCCTCGCGGAAATGTTCGGAATGCGTCCAATCGATGAAGTGCTGCCGAGTTTCCCACAGCGCATGCGACGCATAGAGAACGTGGTCCTCCCGCTCGGGCCCCTTGAGCAGATGGAAGACGATGAAGCCGGGCCTTTCCTTAAGCCGCGACTGACGCGACCGCCAGACGTCCTCGAAGGCCTGTTCCTTGCCCTTGACGATTTTGAAGCGGTTCATCGCGACAAACATGACTTGGCTCCTGTCGTTGGGTTCGGCGGGCGC of Methylocystis sp. SC2 contains these proteins:
- a CDS encoding antibiotic biosynthesis monooxygenase, giving the protein MFVAMNRFKIVKGKEQAFEDVWRSRQSRLKERPGFIVFHLLKGPEREDHVLYASHALWETRQHFIDWTHSEHFREAHKNAGQNRDLYLGGPEFEGFDAILTESNPNYAPTAAE